In Cytophagia bacterium CHB2, the genomic window AAATCAAACGCATGCGCGAGTTGCTCGCCCCGCAAAACGGCAATGGCCATCCCTCGACCATTACTGAAATCGCGCAGCTCGTCGAAGGCCAGCTCGAAGAAATGGATGAGCGCACCTGGTCGAAATTCGCCGAGACGTTTTTGGGATAATGCTGTGTTTTGGACGACATTTTATGACAGACATGCATTTAACGATGTCGCAGTATTTGCAGAACCACGCGAGTGAAATTCTGGCGGAAGCCCGTTACGCGATGGCGCGTGCGCATTTGAAGAACTACGAGAAAATCGGCGATGAGCAAACGCAACAGCGATTGCAGGCGCTTTATGATTTGGTGACGCGCTGCATTCGTGAGCGCAATCTCACGCCCATGCGCGCGCAGGCAAAAATCATTGCCCACGAACGCTTTGCTGCGGGATTCGATCTCAGCGAGGTGCAAACCGCGTTCAACGTTCTCGAAGAAGCCTTGTGGATGCGCCTGATGAAAGAGATACCGCCGCCGCACTTGGCGGAGGCGTTGGGCTTGGTTAGCACGGTTTTGGGCGCTGGCAAGGACAACCTGGCGCGCACCTATGTGGGTCTTGCCTCCCGCACTCACGCGCCTTCACTGAACATGTCAGATCTCTTTGCCGGAACCGAAGGATGAACATGGAAAAACGGATTGCCAACGTTGCCACCGTGAGTAAGCTCGTCGATTATCAAGAGGGTGCCGTCGTGAGCCGGGCCGTGATGTCCGGCAAAGCCGGAACCGTGACGTTGTTCGCTTTTGACGAGAGCCAGGGTTTGAGCGAACACACCGCGCCCTATGACGCCCTGGTTCAGCTTCTCGAAGGTGAAGCAGAAGTGACCATTGCTGGTGAGAAACTGCGCGTGCAAGCAGGCGAGATGGTGATCATGCCCGCGCAGCAACCGCACGCACTGCGGGCAATCAAGAGATTCAAGATGATGTTGGTAATGATCCGCGAAGCAATGTAATCATGTCAAAACTTTCTCCAGAACAACTGCGCCGCACGTTTGATCCCAAGACATTAAACTCCGTGAAAGGCGCCCAACGCAAGGCGCGCGAAAGCATCATCGGGCAAAAGCGCGCGGTATCGGCCTTGCAATTCGGATTGGAAATCCGCAACAGCGGTTTCAACATCTATGTTGCCGGGCCTCCCGGGATCGGCAAGATGACGGCGGTGCAATCCTTTCTCGAAGAGTTGGCTAGCCGGAAAGACACGCCGCCGGATTGGTGTTATCTCAACGATTTTGAGGATTCCTATCAGCCCAAAATGTGCCAGCTTCCGCCGGGCCGGGGGCGCGCACTGCAGCAGGACATGAAGAATGTGATCGCGCATGTGCGGCGCGAGATTCCCAAAGCGTTTGAGAGCGAAGAGTATAGCAATCGCCGCGATGCCACGGTCAAATCGCTGGATCAGCAACGCGCGCAGGCGCTGGAAAAGCTCAATGCACAAGCGGCCGAAGCCGGGTTCATGCTGCAAGCCACACCGTTCGGCTTGGCGACGATTCCCATGATGAATGGCCAGCCGTTGAGCGACACGGATTATCAAGCCTTACCGGCGCAAACCCGCGAGGATTTTCAGCGGCGCCATGAAACGTTGAAAGATGCGCTCAAAGCCACGATGAAACAGATTCGTGATTTGGAGCGCGCCGCACAGGAAAAATTGCAGGCACTCGATCAACAAGTCGCACTTTACATTGTTGGCGGACTTTTGGAAGAATTGCATGAAAAGTATCAGGACTTGCCGGTAGTCATCTCACATCTGCGCGCGGTGCAAAAAGATATTCTGGAGAATATCGAAACCTTCAAGTCCGGCGCTTCTCCCAACCCTTCTCCGGAAGGCGGCGCGGTGGCGACGCCCTGGTTGCGCGAACTGCCTTTCAGAAGATATCAAGTCAATGTGCTGGTGGATAACAGCGAGCAAAAGGGCGCGCCGGTGGTGGTTGAGTTCAATCCGAGCTACAATAATCTTTTTGGCCGCGTCGAAAAGGAAGTTCAGTTTGGCGCGCTCTACACGGATTTCACCATGATCAAACCTGGCTCATTTCATCGCGCTAACGGCGGTTATCTGGTGATGCCGATGGAAGATGTCTTGCGCAATCTGCTCAGTTGGGAGGGCGTGAAGCGCGCTTTGCGCAGCGGCGAAGTCGAAATCGAGGAGATCGGCGAGCGCCTGGGGTACATGGCCACGAAAAGTCTTCGTCCCCGGCCGGTTCCCATCAATATCAAAGTCGTGTTGGTCGGTCGGCCGCTGCTCTACTATCTTTTGCATGCGTATGACGAAGAATTCCCCGAACTTTTCAAAGTGAAGGCGGACTTTGATACACGCATGGCGAGCAGCGAAGAAAATATTCACGACATTCTTGCCTTCCTGCCGGCATTCTGTGATAAGGAAAAATTGCAGCATCTCGACAATACGGCCAAGGCGAAAGTGTTGGAGTACAGCGCGCGTTTGGCGGAGGATCAAGAAAAGCTGTCTGCGCATTTTGGCGCGTTGGCGGACATCATCCGCGAAGCCAATTTTTGGGCGTTGCAAGCAGGCGCCACGCGCATTAGCGCGGTTCATGTGCAGAAGGCGCTCGACGCCAAAATTTACCGCTCCAATCTTATTGAAGAACGTTTGCAGGAAATGATCGAGCGTGACACGTTGTTGATCGATACCGCCGGCCAAACGGTTGGACAAGTGAACGGGCTTTCGGTGATCAGCCTGGGCGATTATTTCTTCGGCAAGCCGAGCCGCATTACCGCCAGCGTGGGCCCGGGGCGCGACGGTGTGCTCGACATCGAGCGCGAGGTCGAATTGGGCGGGCCGATTCATAGCAAGGGCGTATTGATTTTGAGCGGCTTTCTCACACAACAGTTTGCACAGGACAAGCCGTTGACGCTTTCCGCGCGTATCGTCTTCGAGCAAAGTTATGAAGGCGTTGAGGGCGATAGCGCTTCTTCGACCGAATTGTATGCCTTGCTTTCCGCGCTATCGGGTATTCCCATCAAACAGGGCATCGCGGTCACCGGTTCCGTGAATCAACGCGGCGAAGTGCAGGCTATTGGCGGCGTGAATCAGAAAATCGAAGGCTTTTTCGATGTGTGCAAAGCAAAAGGCCTGACCGGCGAACAAGGCGTGATGATTCCGCAGAGCAATGTTTCGAATTTAATGCTGCGTGAAGACGTGGTGGCTGCCGTTGCTGCGAAGAAATTCTCAATTTGGGCGGTCCGTTCGATCGCAGAAGGGATCGAAATTCTCACCGGTGTACCGGCCGGAGTGCGCGGGGCAGAGGGCAAGTTTCCCGAGTGCACAGTCAATCATCGCGTCGAGCAACGCCTGCGCGAATTCGGCGAGCGTATGAAGGAATTCGGCCGCGAGAAAAAGAACGCCTCAGAGACGTGAGCATCTGGCATCAAGCCACTCTCAAGCCGTGTTGAATCGTTCGTGCAGGTGAGCCTCAAAATTCAAAACGTGCCGCATGGCAACAAAAACTGCTGTTGAAGATTTCGTCGCGCAACGGACACTGGCCCTCGTCGGCGTCTCGCGGCGCGGTAAAAAATTTGGGAACATGGCGCTGCAGGCGCTTAAGGCGAAAGGCTATCGCGTGTTCCCCGTTCATCCGCATGCAGATCAAATCGAGGGAGAACCTTGTTTTCCGAGCTTAAGCGCGTTGCCGGAGCCGGTTGAAGGCGTGTTAATCGTTGTGCCTCCGGAGGAAACGGATAAAGTCGTGCGTGAGGCGGCAGCCGCGGGCATTCGCCGCGTCTGGATGCAACAAGGCGCGGAATCACAGGCGGCGATCCGTTTTTGCGAAGAACACGGCATCCGTGTGGTGCCGGGTGAATGTATTTTGATGTTTGCCCAGCCGGTTGTTTCGTTTCATCGGTTTCATCGTTGGGTATGGAAGGCGCTCGGCAAACTGCCGAACTGAAGCGGCGAAACGTGGCTGAAAAAACGCTCCTGCCGGCGTATTTGAGAAGTTGCTGTGGTTGTTTTGTTGTTGCTGCATTTGTTTTTTGCCGTTCGTTGCTCTTTTCACTTGCCTGCCCTCGACAAGCGCCAACGATCGACGATTGCCCGCGCGCCTATTCTTGCAGATTATCCAACGGCTATTTTGATTTGACTTTGACTTCTGCTTGAAGCAAGCCTCCTGCTCCAGGGATTTGTGAAAAATAATATTGCCTTCACGATACTACGCCGATGGACAAGATGCGTTGCTGCTTTAACTTCCGCATGGTCCGGAGGCAAAACAGAATACATGATGCTGAGATGATCCTTATGAAAAAAATACTTTTGCCCTTGAGCAGCCTGCTCCTGCTGCTTTTTTTTCAGCTCTCTGCCTGCCGTAACAGCGGCGCAGAGCTGGCCAACGCCAGCAATGGGCACAACGAGATGCAACCGGCGCCCGTGCGCGTGCAAGAGCTTACACCCGTGCACTTTGACGCCACTCTGCAAGTGGCCGGCGTCGTCAAGGCGTTTGAAGACGTATATCTCAGTCCTGAAGAAGGCGGTGTGATACAAGAATGGCGGGCGCAGAAGGGCGAGTTCGTCAAAAAGGGTGAACTCATTGCGGTGCTCAAGGACGAAGTTTTGCGCGCCAGCTATGCCGCG contains:
- a CDS encoding CoA-binding protein — protein: MATKTAVEDFVAQRTLALVGVSRRGKKFGNMALQALKAKGYRVFPVHPHADQIEGEPCFPSLSALPEPVEGVLIVVPPEETDKVVREAAAAGIRRVWMQQGAESQAAIRFCEEHGIRVVPGECILMFAQPVVSFHRFHRWVWKALGKLPN
- a CDS encoding ATP-dependent protease is translated as MMSKLSPEQLRRTFDPKTLNSVKGAQRKARESIIGQKRAVSALQFGLEIRNSGFNIYVAGPPGIGKMTAVQSFLEELASRKDTPPDWCYLNDFEDSYQPKMCQLPPGRGRALQQDMKNVIAHVRREIPKAFESEEYSNRRDATVKSLDQQRAQALEKLNAQAAEAGFMLQATPFGLATIPMMNGQPLSDTDYQALPAQTREDFQRRHETLKDALKATMKQIRDLERAAQEKLQALDQQVALYIVGGLLEELHEKYQDLPVVISHLRAVQKDILENIETFKSGASPNPSPEGGAVATPWLRELPFRRYQVNVLVDNSEQKGAPVVVEFNPSYNNLFGRVEKEVQFGALYTDFTMIKPGSFHRANGGYLVMPMEDVLRNLLSWEGVKRALRSGEVEIEEIGERLGYMATKSLRPRPVPINIKVVLVGRPLLYYLLHAYDEEFPELFKVKADFDTRMASSEENIHDILAFLPAFCDKEKLQHLDNTAKAKVLEYSARLAEDQEKLSAHFGALADIIREANFWALQAGATRISAVHVQKALDAKIYRSNLIEERLQEMIERDTLLIDTAGQTVGQVNGLSVISLGDYFFGKPSRITASVGPGRDGVLDIEREVELGGPIHSKGVLILSGFLTQQFAQDKPLTLSARIVFEQSYEGVEGDSASSTELYALLSALSGIPIKQGIAVTGSVNQRGEVQAIGGVNQKIEGFFDVCKAKGLTGEQGVMIPQSNVSNLMLREDVVAAVAAKKFSIWAVRSIAEGIEILTGVPAGVRGAEGKFPECTVNHRVEQRLREFGERMKEFGREKKNASET
- a CDS encoding cupin domain-containing protein; translation: MNMEKRIANVATVSKLVDYQEGAVVSRAVMSGKAGTVTLFAFDESQGLSEHTAPYDALVQLLEGEAEVTIAGEKLRVQAGEMVIMPAQQPHALRAIKRFKMMLVMIREAM